In Marasmius oreades isolate 03SP1 chromosome 1, whole genome shotgun sequence, one DNA window encodes the following:
- a CDS encoding uncharacterized protein (MEROPS:MER0000554) → MRSGKVWEFLTRATRTLEAERVYPHPITFTMARRYDSRTTIFSPEGRLYQIEYAMEAISHAGTVLGVLAKDGVVLAAEKKVTGKLLDLSYTKEGGYGGSGEKIYLLNSNVIGGVAGLTADANSLINYARSAAQQHLLSYNEDIPVELLAQRLCDLKQGYTQYGGLRPFGVSLLYAGHDPRHNFQLYHSDPSGNYSGWKATCIGANNGTAQSLLKQEYKDDIEVKAAISLVLKTMSKTMDSTTLGSEKLEFAVLTLDPETKQPKAKIYRPDEIDQLLQSEGLAKKDEDAAMKS, encoded by the exons ATGAGGTCAGGGAAGGTGTGGGAATTTTTGACTAGGGCGACGCGTACACTTGAGGCTGAACGCGTCTACCCTCACCCCATAACATTCACAATG GCAAGGAGATACGATA GTCGCACAACCATCTTTTCGCCGGAAG GCCGTTTATATCAAA TCGAATATGCGATGGAGGCCATATCTCACGCTGGAACAGTACTCGGCGTCTTAGCAAAGGATGGGGTGGTCCTTGCGGCAGAGAAGAAAGTCACGGGCAAGCTCTTGGATCTATCTTACACGAAGGAAGGCGGTTATGGCGGAAGTGGGGAGAAGATATATTTGCTCAACTC GAATGTCATTGGAGGCGTAGCAGGTCTGACAGCAGATGCCAACTCTCTCATAAACTATGCTCGATCAGCAGCGCAACAGCACCTCTTGTCGTACAACGAAGATATACCAGTGGAACTTCTCGCTCAGAGGCTATGTGATTTGAAACAGGGCTACACACAGTACGGAG GTCTTCGGCCATTTGGTGTATCCTTGCTCTACGCAGGTCATGATCCTCGTCATAATTTTCAACTTTACCACTCTGATCCATCTGGAAACTACTCTGGTTGGAAAGCAACTTGCATAGGTGCTAACAATGGCACCGCGCAGAGTTTGTTGAAGCAGGAGTACAAGGACGATATTGAGGTGAAGGCTGCGATCAGTTTGGTGCTCAAGACCATGAGTAAGACGATGGATAGCACGACTTTGGGAAGTGAAAAAC TAGAATTTGCCGTCCTGACGTTAGATCCTGAAACAAAACAACCCAAGGCGAAGATATACAGACCCGATGAGATAGACCAGTTACTACAGAGCGAAGGACTTGCGAAGAAAGACGAGGATGCTGCGATGAAGTCTTAA
- a CDS encoding uncharacterized protein (BUSCO:EOG092603SM), with protein sequence MSLLHVYLHLRNLQAFRRLLSGISSDDQPISVSSSPSRSLKARSSGLNPEREPLDVNARDSFGRTVLHLVSASTEASSVEYIRLLLKCPGINVNALDGESQWTPLHRAMYVGNLAVVLLLLQHPTTDPSIKDLEGFTAFDLYNSTIEGTQPDASALSYNGTGGELFTWGVNRNALLAHGDSSNRAFPDQVYPPKAEIAQDGLDVETRFARAKSMQVKMGKLHTAVISASPSGNSTSTNTLSLCGFGSGGRLGNTQHTQYTLKPVFIPSTAPASSQFPPRMGSARERSKFSTVSQNYGTSTAGRSKVISVALGQDHTLALTDNGEVFSWGLNRFAQLGYAVESGEGDLDSLATTMSGTGEQIQLSPRRVYGSLKKEFVIGVAACKGASACWVRWDGSSESNVYTWGLNGGQLGYDRVGSGSQIQVFPRKVTKITKPVTQIAMMESAMACLLGGSSGAGDVLVVWGDRVARINFPTHTFPSPMMAYRPPQAMRSTRITKIVCSDDTPPSFSASTLTSSGAHTSNAASSSSPSATGLSSLMQSEGVNNPPTVNFACVSEGGEVFVFGAPGIPPIGIFAPSASSRSDMLDSDAGGGGSLVMTKLFRPQRVWALKRGLIGAVKDVAIGIDGTLVVCTVSGHVYVRSRSTNTSNASMNSVTSALNGPSVSPSDQSTLGSLIRAPKISGGTSGGKSNKFSRVPFLQRVVSVCASSTGAFGAIRVDATVPNIIHPRLNTQLKDMDKKDAPLKETSTATEDDSKGWDLADDMTAMRPWMWKKPVLSPLDRERIDHPEAFSFFSTEPQTEPEAITEQFATERAKSTPLDVERNEERGDEGDVDEDKEVNRDVASLIRLWSLLADLADKRCEIHGYFGEVLPYGADVMVSISLAKPLRAKKGKNKSAVIREFIQLPAHRPLLAARSKALCTILSSPTSRNDVGHSVRTVSSPSAYMTERGVSSRVLEFTGFHPLTVLVLLEYLYTDNLICTWDPRISSAGFVITQKGGKVPSGILTELNVNPSLGLQIKAELQVLSQLLELPEMSRAMESVVKRWVVPTLKRDLARVYREAQNGPIQDITKPDVAFLLADKEVFLHSTVLRARSELFDTFLGESMWTKDRWGTDRCLKVDLKHVRCAVMDYVLSWMCCGETENLFGSLSLASSIDDALEFLFDVIAVANELLLSPLILLTSQRILTFLHTSNACYILSEATHYNVQSLIASVQGYIAADLETFLENRMLEALAPSVVKQLSFFVRAKQEEKSQFVRGGTYATGLMEKWKDWPSEEDLPSAIVPSVVSQKKLRERKIPQTVRLSPPSPSILPSISETQRASTVPDRSPLFNAHSPNQQPSGGDDLFDMDGLDIGPPSIPTTVSALKASGPVPAWKASSVPRVDMRALLMQEANASQSQRSTHQARATPGQIPGEPPSSSSKRVPGPLQRQVSTDSFIGSSSSASRTGGSPWAVTATSVRPPLTSIGPPTNTYSASMPGGRSVPSSNTIPATPTTPPRPSQPQPATPPRPSPSTQPSLGPVFTPAKVVSPKQPTPTIVRRTSSSNTKAWVSAPTSQPATVTSGMSFIAIQQLELELEQGVASQKEKRSLADIQREEQEKRQEEDFLKWWEAEKERVRLETEELWLAEERSKEMAKNRGKKLKRKPKGKPGNTGTKESGAVQPNTSSQAKGRGRA encoded by the exons ATGAGCTTGCTCCATGTTTATCTTCACCtacgaaacctgcaggcctTCAGGCGTCTGCTCTCTGGCATCTCTAGTGATGACCAGCCGATATCGGTATCTTCAAGTCCCAGCAGGTCTCTGAAGGCTCGATCCTCTGGTTTGAATCCCGAGCGCGAACCGTTGGATGTGAACGCCCGGGATAGTTTTGGCAGGACTGTGCTGCATCTCGTCAGCGCTTCGACGGAGGCTTCAAGTGTAGAGTATATTCGACTGCTGTTGAAGTGCCCTGGGATCAATGTCAATGCTTTGGATGGGGAGAGTCAATGGACTCCTTTACATCGGGCGATGTATGTTGGCAATCTAGCAGTCGT TTTACTGTTACTTCAACATCCAACGACCGACCCATCTATCAAAGATCTAGAGGGCTTTACTGCGTTCGATCTGTACAATTCTACTATCGAAGGAACGCAACCTGATGCCAGTGCACTATCATACAACGGCACAGGTGGGGAACTCTTCACTTGGGGTGTGAATAG AAATGCGCTACTCGCCCATGGTGATTCATCGAACCGTGCATTCCCCGATCAAGTCTATCCTCCCAAAGCAGAGATCGCACAAGATGGCCTTGATGTAGAAACAAGGTTCGCGCGGGCTAAATCAATGCAGGTCAAGATGGGAAAGCTACACACAG CTGTCATCTCTGCTTCTCCATCGGGTAATTCAACCTCGACCAATACTCTTTCCTTGTGTGGTTTTGGATCTGGAGGTCGACTGGGCAATACGCAGCACACCCAATACACGCTGAAACCCGTATTCATTCCTTCGACCGCTCCTGCTTCATCTCAATTTCCACCTCGAATGGGTTCTGCCCGTGAACGAAGCAAGTTCTCGACGGTTTCCCAGAACTATGGGACATCCACCGCCGGGCGATCAAAAGTCATTTCTGTTGCGCTTGGTCAGGATCACACACTTGCACTAACGGATAATGGGGAGGTATTTTCCTGGGGGTTGAATCGATTTGCACAATTGGGTTATGCAGTCGAATCTGGCGAGGGTGATTTGGATTCCTTGGCGACCACAATGAGTGGAACGGGGGAACAAATCCAGCTGAGTCCTCGTCGGGTATACGGTTCgctgaagaaggaatttGTAATTGGCGTTGCGGCGTGCAAAGGAGCTAGTGCGTGTTGGGTTAGATGGGACGGTAGCAGCGAAAGTAATGTCTATACGTGGGGCTTGAACGGTGGCCAATTAGGATATGATAGAGTCGGCAGTGGTTCTCAAATTCAA GTATTTCCACGCAAAGTTACCAAGATCACGAAGCCGGTCACTCAAATCGCGATGATGGAAAGTGCTATGGCATGTCTGCTCGGTGGAAGCTCAGGTGCAGGCGATGTCCTCGTCGTTTGGGGAGACCGGGTTGCACGCATAAA CTTTCCAACGCATACATTCCCATCCCCGATGATGGCATACCGGCCCCCCCAAGCAATGCGATCTACGCGTATAACCAAGATTGTGTGTTCGGATGATACTCCACCCTCTTTCTCAGCGTCTACTCTAACCTCATCTGGTGCACACACATCTAATGCCGCGTCGTCATCCAGTCCTTCGGCGACAGGTTTATCGTCCTTGATGCAGTCCGAAGGTGTCAACAACCCCCCTACCGTCAATTTCGCATGTGTTTCCGAGGGTGGTGAAGTGTTCGTCTTTGGTGCGCCCGGTATTCCACCCATCGGTATCTTTGCGCCAAGTGCTAGCTCAAGGTCCGACATGTTGGACTCTGATGCCGGGGGTGGCGGATCATTGGTCATGACCAAACTGTTCAGACCTCAAAGGGTATGGGCTTTAAAGAGAGGCTTAATCGGCGCAGTGAAG GACGTCGCTATAGGTATTGACGGTACTTTGGTAGTCTGCACTGTCTCGGGACATGTCTACGTCCGTTCAAGGTCTACTAACACTAGCAACGCCTCCATGAACTCTGTTACATCCGCCTTGAATGGCCCATCCGTCTCCCCCTCAGACCAATCCACCCTAGGTAGCTTAATCAGAGCTCCGAAGATAAGTGGTGGTACCAGCGGGGGAAAGTCGAACAAGTTTAGCAGGGTTCCGTTCTTGCAGCGCGTCGTTAGCGTGTGTGCGAGTAGCACGGGTGCATTTGGCGCTATCAGAGTCGATGCTACTGTTCCGAATATCATACATCCACGCCTGAACACCCAGTTGAAGGATATGGACAAGAAGGATGCTCCTCTGAAGGAGACAAGCACTGCTACAGAGGACGATTCAAAGGGTTGGGATTTGGCGGATGATATGACAGCGATGAGACCATGGATGTGGAAGAAACCGGTCTTGTCTCCGCTTGACAGGGAACGCATTGATCATCCTGAAGCCTTCAGCTTCTTCTCTACTGAACCTCAAACGGAACCTGAGGCAATTACTGAACAATTTGCTACTGAACGTGCAAAGAGTACACCTCTCGATGTTGAGCGGAATGAAGAACGAGGTGACGAGGGTGATGTAGATGAAGATAAAGAGGTCAACAGAGACGTGGCTTCCTTAATCCGTCTGTGGTCTCTCCTGGCCGACCTTGCCGATAAAAGATGCGAGATCCATGGCTATTTTGGCGAAGTGTTACCGTACGGAGCGGATGTCATGGTGTCTATCTCCTTGGCCAAACCTCTCCGagcgaagaaagggaaaaacaAATCTGCTGTCATCCGGGAATTTATACAGCTACCTGCTCATAGGCCATTACTTGCCGCCCGATCCAAAGCTCTATGCACCATCCTTTCCTCTCCAACGTCAAGAAACGATGTAGGCCATTCCGTACGGACTGTATCGTCTCCGTCAGCCTATATGACTGAACGTGGCGTTAGCTCTCGGGTCCTGGAATTTACTGGTTTCCATCCTTTGACTGTCCTTGTGCTCTTAGAGTACCTATACACAGATAATTTGATTTGCACCTGGGATCCACGAATCTCATCCGCAGGATTTGTCATCACTCAAAAGGGTGGCAAGGTCCCCTCTGGGATCCTAACAGAGCTCAATGTAAATCCATCACTCGGCCTTCAGATCAAAGCAGAACTTCAAGTCCTCAGTCAACTGCTTGAGCTACCAGAGATGTCCCGGGCTATGGAGAGTGTTGTTAAACGATGGGTCGTACCTACCTTGAAGAGGGATTTGGCCCGTGTCTATCGTGAGGCACAAAATGGACCCATACAGGACATCACCAAGCCAGACGTAGCCTTTCTCCTAGCTGATAAGGAGGTGTTCTTACATTCGACTGTGTTGCGTGCGAGATCGGAGCTTTTCGATACGTTCCTCGGAGAGAGCATGTGGACGAAAGACAGATGGGGTACGGACAGATGCCTGAAAGTCGACCTCAAGCATGTAAGGTGCGCAGTGATGGACTATGTCTTGAGCTGGATGTGTTGTGGTGAAACTGAGAACCTATTTGGGTCATTGA GCCTCGCGAGTTCGATAGACGACGCGTtggagtttctgttcgacgtCATCGCCGTCGCA AATGAACTTTTGCTCTCCCCGCTCATTCTTCTCACATCACAAAGGATTCTCACGTTCCTCCATACCTCGAATGCATGTTACATTCTCTCGGAAGCGACCCATTACAATGTTCAGTCGCTCATTGCATCAGTTCAAGGATACATCGCCGCCGACCTTGAGACTTTCTTGGAAAATCGAATGCTAGAGGCCCTCGCACCATCGGTTGTTAAGCAACTCTCATTCTTTGTTCGAGCAAAGCAGGAGGAAAAATCACAGTTTGTTAGAGGGGGTACTTATGCTACCGGTCTTATGGAAAAATGGAAGGATTGGCCGAGTGAAGAGGATCTACCCTCTGCCATAGTGCCGAGTGTCGTATCTCAGAAAAAACTACGGGAGAGGAAGATTCCCCAAACCGTTAGGCTCTCGCCACCTTCGCCTTCAATCTTACCGTCGATTAGCGAGACGCAGAGAGCTTCTACGGTCCCCGACCGAAGCCCGTTATTCAATGCTCATTCACCCAATCAGCAACCTTCCGGTGGGGATGATCTGTTTGATATGGATGGTTTGGATATCGGACCACCATCAATACCAACAACTGTCAGTGCACTCAAAGCTTCTGGTCCTGTACCCGCTTGGAAAGCATCCTCTGTTCCTCG CGTCGACATGCGAGCTCTCCTCATGCAAGAAGCAAATGCTTCACAGTCGCAACGCTCCACTCATCAAGCTCGTGCCACCCCCGGCCAAATTCCAGGAGAGCCTCCTTCAAGCTCTTCCAAACGTGTTCCCGGTCCTCTTCAACGACAAGTCTCCACTGATTCATTCATTGGTAGCTCCTCGAGCGCTTCGCGGACTGGAGGCTCTCCGTGGGCAGTGACCGCGACTTCCGTTCGACCACCTTTGACTTCCATCGGACCTCCTACCAATACATATTCTGCGAGCATGCCTGGTGGCAGGAGTGTTCCATCTTCAAATACAATCCCCGCTACTCCTACTACTCCTCCTCGTCCATCACAGCCACAACCTGCTACTCCACCTCGACCTTCACCCTCAACGCAGCCGAGTCTAGGACCGGTCTTCACACCTGCCAAGGTTGTGTCACCCAAACAGCCCACCCCTACGATAGTTCGTCGTACATCGTCGAGTAATACCAAAGCCTGGGTGTCCGCCCCCACATCCCAGCCTGCTACAGTCACATCTGGAATGTCGTTTATCGCTATCCAgcagcttgagcttgagcttgagcaaGGCGTCGCAAGCCAGAAAGAAAAACGATCACTTGCGGACATTCAGAGAGAAGAGCAGGAAAAGAGGCAGGAGGAGGACTTCTTAAAATGGTGGGAAGCTGAAAAGGAACGAGTACGATTGGAAACGGAGGAGTTGTGGTTGGCTGAGGAACGCTCTAAGGAAATGGCTAAGAACAGAGGGAAGAAACTTAAGAGAAAACCTAAAGGGAAACCTGGAAACACCGGGACCAAGGAGAGTGGCGCGGTACAACCGAATACCTCTAGTCAGGCgaagggaagaggaagagcttAA